In the genome of Deltaproteobacteria bacterium, the window TATCCCGTACCGAGGTGCGTGAACGGGCCGAGGATGTTCGCGCGGTGTCCGGGGCTCGTCATCCACGACTTCATCACCTGCGCGGGGGTGGGCTGGCCGAGGGCGATGTTTTCTCCGGCTCCGACGTAGGTCGCGCC includes:
- a CDS encoding transporter, whose product is GATYVGAGENIALGQPTPAQVMKSWMTSPGHRANILGPFTHLGTGYVPCGTGAFAKPYWTQDFLKKK